The Dissulfurirhabdus thermomarina DNA window ACCCTGGCCATCATCCCGGCCCTCATCGTCCAGGCCGCCGACCAGCGCTACGCCATCCCGCAGATCAACCTGGTGGAGCTGGTGACGCTCTCCCCCGAGGCCCTGCGCCGGGACGTCCAGGTCATAGGCGGCTCCGAGTTCTACCGGCTCCGGGGCGACATCCTCCCCCTGGTCCGGCTTCGCCAGGTGCTGGGCCTGCCCCCCGGGGGGGGGGACGGGCGGCTGAGCATCGTGGTCCTCAACTCCGGCGGCCGGAACTTCGGCCTCGTGGTGGACGGCATCAGCGATTCCGAGGAGATCGTGGTCAAACCCCTCGGCCGCCACCTGAAGCACATCCGCGCCTACGCCGGGACGACCCTCATGGGGGACGGGCGGGTGGCCCTCATCCTCGACGTGGTGGGGATCGCGGCCTCCATCAACATGCGGGCCGAGGACACCCTGGCCAAGGGCGTCCTGGCGGAGGGGACGGCCGCCGGCGAGCAGGAGCGCCAGTTCCTCCTCATCTTCAACGTGGCCCCCGGGGAGTTCTTCGCCATACCCCTGGCCATGGTGAACCGCCTCGACAAGATCCGCGCGGCGGACATCGAGGTGGTGGGCGGCCGGGAGGTCCTCAAGTACCGGGGGCACTCCATGCCCGTCATCCGGCTCGAGAACTTCCTGCCCGTCTCGCCCCTCCCCGAGCAGGAGTACTACCACCTGATCGTCTTCCACATGAACGAGAAGGACGTGGCCTTCCTGGTCTCCAACATCGACGACAGCGTGGAGGTCGCCGTGGAGGTGGAGGAGCACACCTTCAAGCAGCCCGGGCTCCTGGGGTCGGCCATCGTCAAGGACCGGACCACCCTCTTCGTGGACGTCTACCGGGTCATCGAGACCTACGATCCGAACTTCTTCGATCGGCCCGGCGGGGAGGAGGGGCGCCGCGTCCGCATCCTGCTCGCCGAGGATTCGGCCTTCTACCGGAACATGCTGACCTCGTACCTCACCGCCGCCGGGCACGAGGTGATCGCGGCCGAGGACGGGGCGGAGGCCTGGCGGCTGCTCCAGGAAGAGCAGGTGGACCTCGTCATCACGGACATCGAGATGCCCAACATGGACGGCCTGGAGCTGACCCGGAAGATCCGGGGCTTCCCCCGGACCCAGTCCCTCCCGGTGATGGCGGTGACGTCCCTCTCCGGCGAGGCGGACCGGCGCCGCGGTCTCGAGGCCGGCGTGGACGACTACCAGGTGAAGCTCGACCGTGACCTCGTCCTCGACGCGGTGAAGCGGCTGGCGGGGGCGGCCCTCGAGCCCGCCGGGGCGGAAGGAGGCGCGACGGCATGACGGGCGCACACCAGCATCTTCCGGCAGCGGCGGACCCGGCCTCCGGAGAGGTCCGGGCCCGGGAGGCGGAGCAGTTCGTGACCTTCCACTTCGGGCGGCATCTCTTCGGCCTCCCCATCGACGAGGTGATCGAGATCAACCGGGCCCTGGAGATCACGCCCGTTCCACTCGGCCCGCCCTACGTGGCCGGGGTGGTGAACCTCCGGGGCCAGATCCTCACCGCCATCCACCTGGCCCGGCGGGTCGGCCTGGCCGACGCGGAGGAGGAACGGGGCACCTACAACAACGTGATCATCGGGGACCGGGACGAGCCGGTGAGCCTCCTGGTGGAAGAGATCGGCGACGTCATGTCCATCCCGGCCCTCCTCATCGAGCCGCCGCCCCCGCTCATCTCGGGCATGAACGTCCGGTTCGTGAAGCAGGTCTGCAAGCTCCAGGATCGGCTGCTCATCATCCTGGACGGCGAGGCCCTCCAGCAGGGAGAGGCGGAACGGGGAGCGGAACGGGAATAGGGCCGGGGCGGCGGGGGCCGGGGCACGATGGATCCATGGGAGCTGCTCGGGGTGCCGCGGTCCGCGACCCTGGACGAGATCAAGCGGGCCTACCGGGAGCGGGCGCGGCGGTGCCACCCGGACGCGGCCGGCGGCGGCCCGGCCCGCGCGGAGGAGTTCCGGCGGCTCCGGGCGGCCTACGAGGCCCTGGTCCGCCGTGCCTGGCGCGGCGGGGCGGTCGAGCCGGCGGCTCCGCCTGCCGGGGACGGCACCTTCCTGTTCCTCGAGGTGTCGGCCCGGGAGGCCCTGGCCGGCACCCGGCGGGACGTGGAGGTCGCAGACCGGGAGGTCTTCTGCCCCGTCTGCGACGGTGCGGGCCGGCGGCCCGGGCGGGGCGAGCGTGCCTGCCCGGCGTGCGGCGGCACGGGGTCCGACCTCCTCCCCTGGGGGGAGGGGCACCTCCGGGTCCTGTGCACGACCTGCGGCGGGACGGGCTTCGTCGGCCGCCCGGTGTGCGACCGGTGCGGGGGGCGGGGCCGGGTGCTCCGCCGGCGCCGGGTCGCGGTGCGGCTCCCGCCCGGGGTCCGGGACGGGACGGTGCTGCACCTTCCGGGGCAGGGGCCGGCCCACGGCGAGGGGGCGGAACGCTCCCCCCTCTACGTGGAGGTCCGGGTCCGCTTCCCCCCGGGCTGGCGGCTCGAGGGGAACGACGTCCACGCGCCGGTGGCGGTGGACGTCTGGACGGCGCTCCTCGGCGGCCAGGTGGCCGTCCCCACCCTGGAGGGGCACGTGCTGGTGCAGGTGCCCGCCGGATCGGGCGACGGGTGTCGCCTCCAGGCGCCGGGAAAGGGCTGGCGCGACGCCGCCGGGCGGCGCGGGGACCACGTGGCCCGGGTGCGGCTCCGGCTGCCCCGGCGGCCCGGCCCGCTGGCCGAGGCCCTGGTCCGGTGGCTCCGGGCGGTGTGGCCTGTGGCGGGTATGGAGGGACGGCGCGCGCTCCCTCCCGCCGGGGACGAAAGGGACTGAGGCGCTCCAATGGACCTCTTCATCGGCCGCCAGCCCATCTTCGACCGCTCCCAGCGGGTGGTGGCCTACGAGCTCCTCTACCGTTCCGGCCGGACCAACGCCTTTCCCGGCCTCGACGGCAACGAGGCCACCTCCCGCCTCCTCTTCAACGTCTTCAACTCGCCCTCCCTGGACGCCATAACGGGCGGCCGCCGGGTCTTCGTGAACTTCACCCGGGATCTTCTGCTCTCCGGGGCCCCGGTCCCCATCGCGCCGGAGCTGCTCACCGTGGAGATCCTCGAGGACATGGAGGTGGACCGGGCCCTGATCGCCGCCTGCCGGGATCTCCTGAGACGGGGCTACCGCCTCGCCCTGGACGACTTCGTCCTCACCGACGCCACCGCCGAGCTGGTGCCCCTGGCCTCGGTGATCAAGGTGGACTGGCGGGCCACGCCCCCCGAGAGGGTCCGGGAGCTGGTGGCCCGGCTCTCGGGGCGGAACCTGGCGCTCCTGGCCGAGAAGATCGAGACCCGCCAGGAGTTCGACCAGGCCCGGGCCATGGGGTTCCACTACTTTCAGGGCTTCTTCTTCCGACGCCCGGTCATCCTCCAGCGGACGGAGGTCCCGGCCAGCCACTGGTCCTACCTCCAGATCCTCCAGGCCCTCCAGCACCCCCGCCTCGACTTCGCGGAGGTGGAGAAGATCGTGGCCGCCGACGCCACGCTCACCCTGAAGCTCCTCCGCTACATCAACTCCGCCGCCTTCGCCCTCCAGTCGAAGATCTCCTCCATTCGGCAGGCCATCGTGCTCCTGGGGGAGCGCAACGTCCGCCAGTGGCTCTCCCTCTTCGTCATGGCCCGCATGGGCGACGACAAGCCACGGGAGAACGTGACCCTCGCCTGCATCCGGGCCCGGTGCGGGGAGCTCCTCGCCCGGCGGCGGCGCCAGGCCGACAAGGCCCCCAGCGTCTTCCTGCTCGGCGTCCTCTCGGTGCTCGACACCCTCATGGGCCGGCCCCTTGCGGAACTCCTCGAGGGGCTCCCCCTCGACCCCGACATCGTGGAGGCCCTGCTCCGGGCTCGGGGCCCGCTGGCCGACTACCTCCGCCTCATCATCGCCTACGAGCGGGGGCTCTGGCCCTCGGTGGAGCGGTTGGCCGAGGGGATGGGGCTCGACCCGGCGGAGGTGACGGAGACCTACCTCGAGGCCATCAAGTGGGCCGAGGAGTTCATGCAGGTGGCCTGAGGCCGGGCGCCGGGAGGGCGTCGAGGCAGGGGTTGAAGTAGCCGATCCGAAGGGCCGGGAAGCGGGCGGCAAGCCGCCGGACGAGGGCCCGGACCCCGATCCGCGGCTCGTCCGCCCGGTCGGGGACCTGTTCCAGGAACCAGTCGGGGTCGATGTTGTGGTTCCGGAGTTGGATGAGATCCAACCCCAGTTCCCCGACCAGGTCTTCCAGGGCCGCCGCCTCCGCCTCCTGGTCGCTCAGCCCGGGAAAGACGAAGTAGTTCAGGCTCACGAAGAGCCCGGCCCGCTTCGCCCGCCGCCAGGTCTCCACCACGTCGTCGAAGACATAGCCCACCGGCCGGTAGTAGGCGGCGTAGCGGTCGGGCCGGGCGCTGTTCAGGCTGATGCGGAGGCTGTCGAGCCCGGCGGCGGCGAGCCGCTCCACGGCGCCGGGACGGCTCGCGTTGGAGTTGAGGTTCACGGTGCCGCGGCGGGTCCGGGCCCGGATGGCCCGGATGGCCTCCTCGAGGAGCGCGGCCTGGAGGAGCGGCTCCCCCTCGCAGCCCTGGCCGAAGCTCACCACGGGGCGCGGTGCCCGCTCGAGGTGGGGGACGGCCACCCCGGCGATCTCGTCCGCCGTCGGGGTGAAGCGGATGCGTTCCTGGGGCCGCTGCGGGCCCCCGGGTCCCTGGAGGGAGAGGCAGCCCAGGCACCGCGCGTTGCAGGCGGGTGAGGCGGGCAGCGGGGCCTCCCACCGGCCGAGAAAGTAGTTCCGGGCGGCGGGGCAGGCGTAGGTGAGGGCGCATTTCCCCAGGTGTTGCACCAGGCGGTTTCCGGGCGCCGCCTTCATGGCGGCGGCGGCCCGGCGCCGGATCCGTTCCGGGTCGAACCGGGCGGGGTCCTGGCGGGGGTCGGGGTCGCTCCGGAATCCGGCCGCCCAGAACCGGCCCTTCCACCACCCCACCGCCGTGTAGGCGAAGAGGGGGAGGGGGGCGAGATCCGGCCGGGTCCGCTGGAAGGCGGCCAGGGCGGTCTGGGTGTGGGCCGGGGCCATGAAGGCCGCCACGGCCTGGACCGGGGCGCCGGGGCGGAAGGGGTCTTCGTCCAGGGCCACCATCTCGTCCCGGTCCGGGTCCCAGCCCACGGGGCGGCGCTCCGGCAGCACGAAGAGCTCGCTCCCCTCCGGGAGCGGGATCAGGTCCTCCGGGGGCACGGGATGGAAGAGGCGGCCGCTCCGGCCCGCCATGCGAAGCCCGGGGTAGTCGAAGATCCGCCCCCGGGTGTCGGCGCAGACGAGGTGCGGGATGCCGTCGGGATGAGCCGGGCGCCGGGGTGGGCGCCTTTGGCGATGGCGTCGGGCGGGTTTCGGCATGGGCGGGTTGAGGGGCCGGGCCCTTCCAGGTTAACTTGGGGCGGCGCGGGCAGTATAGCGGCCCGCCGGGGGGGTGTCCAACCGGGAGGCCCGAGGGCCCTCGGCCCGCCGCCGGGGAGGGCCGCGCGGTCGTGCCCCGCTCCGGCCGCGCGCGAGTGCGCCATGATCATGCCGTCACAAAAAGTCGCGGGCTTCCTTTGTTTTGGATGCCCGCGTCATTGCGGCGGAGCCAAGTGCGCCTCATTATGTGGCATCCTCGCGCCTTGCGGCAGGCGATTCTTGCTGAGCCATCCACTCAGAGGACTTTTTGCGGGGCCATCATGATGGAAGATCTCACATCGGAGCGGGCGGCCCGGCAGCGGCGCCTTTCCCGGTTCAGGTCCGTGATCCGGGCCCGGGGGCTCGACGGCTTTCTCGTCACCTCGCCCGAGAACCGGCGCTATCTCAGCGGGTTCCGGGCCGGGGACCCCGCCCTGGACGAATCCGCCGGCTGGCTCCTCGTCCTCCCCGGGGAACAGCTCCTCTTCACCGACGGCCGCTACGAGGTCCAGGCCCGCTCGGAGGCCCCGGGGTGGCACGTGGTGGTGGCCCGGCGGGGTCTTGCCCGGGCCCTGGGGCGCTACCTGGGGCGCGGCGGGGTCCGGCGGCTCGCCTTCGAGCCGGATTTTCTCACCGTGGCCGGGCACGAGGCGGTCCGGCGCGCCCTGCCGGGGGCCGAGCTCGTGGCCCTGGCCGACGTGCTGCCCCGGTTCCGCGCGGTGAAGGACCCGGTGGAGGCCGCCGCCGTCCGCCGCGCGCTGGAGGCGGCCGAGGCGGTCTTCGAGGAGGTGGCCGCCGGGATTCGGCCGGGCGTCACGGAACGGGAGGTGGCCTGGCGCATCCTGGAGGGGCTCCACCGGCGGGCCGAGGGTCCGTCCTTCCCGCCCATCGTGGCCTCCGGCCCCAACGGGGCCCTGCCCCACGCCGAACCCGGCGACCGGCCCCTCCGGGAGGGGGAGCCCGTGGTGATCGACATGGGGGCGCGGCTCGGCGGCTACTGCTCCGACATGACCCGCACGGTCTTCCTCGGGCGGCCCGACCCGGAGTTCGCCCGGATCTACGGTGTGGTGCGGCGGGCGCAGCTGGCGGCGCAGGGTGTCATCCGGGCCGGTCTCCCCGCCCGGGAGGCCGACGCCGCCGCCCGCCGGGTGATCCGCGAGGCGGGCTACGGGGAGCGCTTCGTCCACGCCCTGGGGCACGGGGTGGGCCTGGCGGTCCACGAGGCCCCGGGCCTCTCCCCCCGCAACCGCCGCCGGCTCCAGGCCGGCATGGTGGTCACGGTGGAGCCGGGGATCTATCTCCCCGGGCGGGGCGGGGTCCGCCTCGAGAACATGGTGCTCGTCACCGCCGGGGGGGCCGAGGTCCTCGGCCGGCAGCCGGGCTACCTGGACCTCGGCGGCCATGGCGGCTGAGGCGCCGGCGGGGGGCGGCGCCGGGGCGGCCGCCCAGGCGGAACTCAGCCTGGTGGAGCACCTGGCCGAGCTCCGCCAGCGGCTCGTCCGGTCCCTCCTCGCCGTGGCCGTGGGCACCGGGGCGGCCTATGCCGTGATCGACCCCCTCTTCACGGTCTTCTCACGGCCGCTCCTCGACGTCCTCCCCGCGGGGAGCGCCCTCATCTTCACCTCGTACCCCGAGGCCTTCTTCACCTACCTCAAGCTCGCCTTCACCGTGGGTGTCTTCCTCGCCAGCCCCTTCGTGCTCTACCAGGCCTGGGCCTTCGTGGCCCCGGGCCTCTACGCCCACGAGCGGCGGCTGGCCCTGCCCTTCGTGGTCTTCGGGACCCTCTTCTTCGTGGGCGGCGGGGCCTTCGGCTACTTCGCCGCCTTCCCGGCGGCCTTCCGCTTCCTGGCGGGGTATGCCTCGGACGGGCTCGAGCTCCTGCCGTCCCTGGGGGAATACTTCTCGCTGGTGGTGCGGCTGCTCCTCGCCTTCGGCGCGGCCTTCGAGCTTCCGCTGGTGATGGTGCTCCTGGCGCTGGCCGGGGTGGTGGACGCCCGGATGCTCCACCGGGGGCGCAAGTATGCCGTGCTCCTCATCTTCGTGGCGGCCGCGGTGCTCACCCCCACCCCCGACGTGGTGAACCAGTGCGTCCTGGCCGGCCCCCTCTGGCTCCTCTACGAGCTGAGCGTGGGGCTCGTCTGGCTGGTGGGCCGCCGCCGGCGGCGGGCATGAAAAAACGCCGGGCAGGTCGCCCGGCGTTTCGGATGGCGGCGCCTGGGGCCGGCTAGATGTCGAGGGTCCAGTTGCCCGTCACCGTGGTGGTGCCGTTGGCGTCCGGCCAGTCGGCGGCGGAATCCCCCCGGATGAAGGTCCCCTGGGTGCCGTTGGCCGAGCCGTCGATGATCTTGTCGAGGGCCACGGCCACGTCGGTGGGGATCGAGGCGGCCACGAGCGTGGGGAGCCCGTCGCTGTTCTTGCTGAAGGTCAACGTCACGTTGCCCGCCGCGTATTCACCGGCGATCTCCCGCTTCGTGGGGTCCGGGCTCTTGATGAGGGTCTTGGGGTTGATACCGACCTTTTTGAGGGTGCTGATCATGGTGGTGTCCACGGCACCGCTCAGGCGCTTCCCGGTCCGGTCGTAGTAGCTTACCCCGATGCTGTACCACTTCCCGAGGAAGCCGGAGTAGAAGTTCTTCACCTGGGCGGACTGGATGAGGTCGCGGCCCTTCATGACGGCGCCCAGGATGAGGCCGATGATGACGAGCACCACGGCGAGTTCGATCAGGGTGAAGCCCTGGCGGTTGGCAAGGTGACGGGTACGCATTTTCCAAGACCTCCTCGAGTACAGGTAGGGGAGCCGACTGGCAACTCTCGTCTAGTGGGCTTATCGGCGGCCCCCCCCGTCTCCCTTAAAGGTTTTTTTGGGAGGGGAGGGCGCGGATCCGGCGGGCGAGCGGGCAAGGCAAGGCCGCGGCACGGCCGGTGCCCGGGGCGCGGCACCCCCACAAAAAGGGGCGTCCCCATCGGGACGCCCCTTGTCTGAACGGGTTCCTTCGGCGGCCGCCGTCAGGAGACCTCGGCCAGGCGGGCGATGCGCTCGTACTCGGCGTCCACCCGGCGCTGGATGTAGGCGATCTGGTCGTCCTTGAGGTGCCGGAACCGGCGCTGCCCCTTGAAGTACTCGGTGACGGGCTTGGGCTTCGAGATCTTGCGGCTCAGGATGTACTTTCCCTCGATCACCTCGTAGAGGGGGAAGATCCGCGTGTCCACGGCGAGCTTGGCGAATTCCACCGAGCGTTCGCCGGCGGAGCCCCACCCGGTGGGGCAGGGGGAGAAGATGTGGACGTAGGCCGGGCCCTTCACCAGGGCCGCCTTCTT harbors:
- a CDS encoding chemotaxis protein CheW, giving the protein MTGAHQHLPAAADPASGEVRAREAEQFVTFHFGRHLFGLPIDEVIEINRALEITPVPLGPPYVAGVVNLRGQILTAIHLARRVGLADAEEERGTYNNVIIGDRDEPVSLLVEEIGDVMSIPALLIEPPPPLISGMNVRFVKQVCKLQDRLLIILDGEALQQGEAERGAERE
- a CDS encoding type II secretion system protein, with product MRTRHLANRQGFTLIELAVVLVIIGLILGAVMKGRDLIQSAQVKNFYSGFLGKWYSIGVSYYDRTGKRLSGAVDTTMISTLKKVGINPKTLIKSPDPTKREIAGEYAAGNVTLTFSKNSDGLPTLVAASIPTDVAVALDKIIDGSANGTQGTFIRGDSAADWPDANGTTTVTGNWTLDI
- a CDS encoding radical SAM protein, coding for MPKPARRHRQRRPPRRPAHPDGIPHLVCADTRGRIFDYPGLRMAGRSGRLFHPVPPEDLIPLPEGSELFVLPERRPVGWDPDRDEMVALDEDPFRPGAPVQAVAAFMAPAHTQTALAAFQRTRPDLAPLPLFAYTAVGWWKGRFWAAGFRSDPDPRQDPARFDPERIRRRAAAAMKAAPGNRLVQHLGKCALTYACPAARNYFLGRWEAPLPASPACNARCLGCLSLQGPGGPQRPQERIRFTPTADEIAGVAVPHLERAPRPVVSFGQGCEGEPLLQAALLEEAIRAIRARTRRGTVNLNSNASRPGAVERLAAAGLDSLRISLNSARPDRYAAYYRPVGYVFDDVVETWRRAKRAGLFVSLNYFVFPGLSDQEAEAAALEDLVGELGLDLIQLRNHNIDPDWFLEQVPDRADEPRIGVRALVRRLAARFPALRIGYFNPCLDALPAPGLRPPA
- a CDS encoding M24 family metallopeptidase; this translates as MMEDLTSERAARQRRLSRFRSVIRARGLDGFLVTSPENRRYLSGFRAGDPALDESAGWLLVLPGEQLLFTDGRYEVQARSEAPGWHVVVARRGLARALGRYLGRGGVRRLAFEPDFLTVAGHEAVRRALPGAELVALADVLPRFRAVKDPVEAAAVRRALEAAEAVFEEVAAGIRPGVTEREVAWRILEGLHRRAEGPSFPPIVASGPNGALPHAEPGDRPLREGEPVVIDMGARLGGYCSDMTRTVFLGRPDPEFARIYGVVRRAQLAAQGVIRAGLPAREADAAARRVIREAGYGERFVHALGHGVGLAVHEAPGLSPRNRRRLQAGMVVTVEPGIYLPGRGGVRLENMVLVTAGGAEVLGRQPGYLDLGGHGG
- the tatC gene encoding twin-arginine translocase subunit TatC — protein: MAAEAPAGGGAGAAAQAELSLVEHLAELRQRLVRSLLAVAVGTGAAYAVIDPLFTVFSRPLLDVLPAGSALIFTSYPEAFFTYLKLAFTVGVFLASPFVLYQAWAFVAPGLYAHERRLALPFVVFGTLFFVGGGAFGYFAAFPAAFRFLAGYASDGLELLPSLGEYFSLVVRLLLAFGAAFELPLVMVLLALAGVVDARMLHRGRKYAVLLIFVAAAVLTPTPDVVNQCVLAGPLWLLYELSVGLVWLVGRRRRRA
- a CDS encoding DnaJ C-terminal domain-containing protein, with the protein product MDPWELLGVPRSATLDEIKRAYRERARRCHPDAAGGGPARAEEFRRLRAAYEALVRRAWRGGAVEPAAPPAGDGTFLFLEVSAREALAGTRRDVEVADREVFCPVCDGAGRRPGRGERACPACGGTGSDLLPWGEGHLRVLCTTCGGTGFVGRPVCDRCGGRGRVLRRRRVAVRLPPGVRDGTVLHLPGQGPAHGEGAERSPLYVEVRVRFPPGWRLEGNDVHAPVAVDVWTALLGGQVAVPTLEGHVLVQVPAGSGDGCRLQAPGKGWRDAAGRRGDHVARVRLRLPRRPGPLAEALVRWLRAVWPVAGMEGRRALPPAGDERD
- a CDS encoding EAL and HDOD domain-containing protein gives rise to the protein MDLFIGRQPIFDRSQRVVAYELLYRSGRTNAFPGLDGNEATSRLLFNVFNSPSLDAITGGRRVFVNFTRDLLLSGAPVPIAPELLTVEILEDMEVDRALIAACRDLLRRGYRLALDDFVLTDATAELVPLASVIKVDWRATPPERVRELVARLSGRNLALLAEKIETRQEFDQARAMGFHYFQGFFFRRPVILQRTEVPASHWSYLQILQALQHPRLDFAEVEKIVAADATLTLKLLRYINSAAFALQSKISSIRQAIVLLGERNVRQWLSLFVMARMGDDKPRENVTLACIRARCGELLARRRRQADKAPSVFLLGVLSVLDTLMGRPLAELLEGLPLDPDIVEALLRARGPLADYLRLIIAYERGLWPSVERLAEGMGLDPAEVTETYLEAIKWAEEFMQVA